From Helicoverpa armigera isolate CAAS_96S chromosome 17, ASM3070526v1, whole genome shotgun sequence, one genomic window encodes:
- the LOC126055785 gene encoding histone-lysine N-methyltransferase ash1 isoform X2, which translates to MGTELPKTHDSSGDSDSNSDSENSSTSDSSRSEWECSDSKQSASRKAHFSVTSCDTGLKLKIAAIPQRKVSPKRTNKPSVKKKLTNKGQSKDRTPVKKKSQLSDTTSSSESCSKCSSDSSSDDDLPLKAVSKSLPSKCSAKTPTKVKNTNAKADSEDGRKPCEIKESAAKLNNKEKQCASKTNVSVKKTKSDESTHDAPLKRGRGRPRTKFASGAAESVACGTSSSSSSSSSSSSSSSSSSSSSDSDTADAAGGTAHASPDDSNAALAADCQLQLIDDADLAELFPEQTSSAPAQQPNFSTFTVHNAAPDNDDKSIADNGDGSSSEMELTPQLVTAAIQRATADSSGSENECSNSDTGHQNTTHYASSLLQQFVAQTQLLSSTAPLTSINTAASSSLSCGLNPSSLDGVGTISDCVLGQINTLPEITPIAPNFLSSSQHLSPQQTEELSQNYKDLEEIASVADSVDISMTNPPSLEDCVDNNDFMTLDITQGGSELGSANDLLKSSPMTIVGTDLNHLSQIDSQKLDTISTNSIESQEDVKNVIVESRRKRGRPRKVRKADEFDNKGTESHKEAKSVVNVINFHNNNDPPNVSPDSGILSNHNSPTHSPLRRHDVDESHSRLGRKSIQKENTTRRAMRSKSKSRSLAQNRSDSSECDYQKKRIENEIKQIKTEAPSPVPLKQEQNKFEKNKKVDHKLDIAALDRMLYATDRVLYPPRKKVGRKPQSKTKSAKNTPKTLKDKNQYDSGDSDDDSVTTNRSVLSGVYAKRKELNSKLANLPKKNNKSFANNTWRDNQSENEAAADDPLDPTWKQIDLNPKYKDILSGYKSDHEFKPYKSCSRLIESGYKSDYGCRSGYKSDYYRSGYKSDHKSGYKSDKSGYKTDNSVRSMRRRMRKLKKTRSVRDRSYYKNQKHFVSDQEILVLTNKTFSSLTLGHSSSDSECESYLRKPSASPKYVSVCTKYPLASKYDFGFSKMSQKHVLRLNSSDPFAPGPVFSGLQRPVTTCNIFKVSNNNNNNTMLKSPNKATYIGNSLPALKPAFTHKFGSSPICIAAKVSGPKKENDSSFKYFSRTLSPKNRKQLKNGNTSFSSSSKKDAPPKPLPSIFEKAKNSYVPNKSLSRNVFLNFKKPHIKPSYHIKKHRRTVVLAPPKINLKPTERLSRVTVKTENKHHRHRSKRRHRSRSVSKCRETYTKAVDLVDQRFSQDMDNLISNFIKLCQIAPKLITNVTQNPPKTTEKTSTEAAPTKVVKRGSKKRKTSDNQEIATPTSKRRHKKQLAESQNKGGKDTNEHKLPLKKRHYHINSSTGNSLSLSLVTSEFDENSKNGNSPEKFLCTETDCTGDVQSNTPEDSPKLKVSTEKGKKNCDNAKASQVANNQDIKSLNNEVASKNTKANNNASADISVKINENNSTPTKNHSPNSQTDDELSIKKPTSEQSELSKKIYETSEKLKAVHKMVHDLEKSLPKSKDQEVKPESNKQETNKVSSPRSENKSSPTRHSAPIVTPKKRHRLEADKVISHSSLDQVVQSLSKKLSEEKSVTSSDAKETKDVNQNNSKEDSKEAEKSDTAMSNSNTTSPNNANMDPLKSMSARSLYKSSIPPAQKSEIMTRKKNRLEGLTSNLVSKINPSAATKVLDTLLNNNIRKSIESRILEKEKNSSEPSGKATDEKIKNKEISQISTRATVIKSPVSKGKVLDTKKSKASEPHVEQTLVVNVDKPTGIFEPSIDLEDQIPKSSICVSNVLADANKAKSKAKTNDSKAANSLLAPIDTESEIPLALISETPDPIIRPKRGESIAAVISDKLQETTGGHNLRQTKRNLNTDTEEPNDNKKKKKANNILRESKLVLPARVLVPKVQAERLAIADSAKKISLTTKKSEANDSSDNKTVETSKKKTRRRKAINRTGFPNIKRKKKKIESSNITSDSHFTSDTDNNSAFERVPKDGEAMSSFLERTSSKKPELKVVLNKDECPKQGRLTVVALEKLQGKDVPSDNNNKVSKTADTVATEKKTSSSILRAPALQLKSKTEKEVKNHINKWEVLSETDSIPSLASSLSNDPEDSIPLSLLNLKSDRPVSRLDNLERLKRKTRAVSPSPEIEEIFSKRKVVERNCKIGLRPKSSLAVLCPSERRQTRSSDNTAEEPKITKAKKPEVKKTVVETEKVTKPVAIANRRKSRSCQMNKKREVQSSSRESSLDTVVSRKFDSKSREPSLDTLENDPLPLNEKEIDFEKSIDVLSKNIICKKRVASSRDDSPASSVDNRDKPVISKRNPRLRKKFLAAGLFSDYYKEDPKPEGKGKNLVTQTEFPPGLLAPPPYCERWVRRRLQHFSLPYDIWWQQHYNQPVPSWNYKKIRTNVYYDVKPSAEECESVACNCAPASGCNEDCINRLVYSECSPQLCPCGCKNQRIQRHEWASGLEKFMTENKGWGVRTKHRITSGDFILEYVGEVVSDKEFKERMATRYARDTHHYCLHLDGGLVIDGHRMGGDGRFVNHSCRPNCEMQKWTSNGTFRMALFALRDIDPGEELTYDYNFSLFNPAVGQPCKCDSEDCRGVIGGKSQRITKQPVKTQSRTPSNASNQSQSSNGHQPRVGRPRKAVKCNKKSEQQAVSTCDIKTMTILKYQQHLNKLWQEPQMKPLTAKEKNIVKERHCFLLRNLDNVRRIRDRINLAIPGSPPPAAPAPSTAPALPAPAPAVPVAPTTSCTVDPLAPARSVDEAGALARLRALRDVTRPPRPKDDPTLPKEQRLNVVLKAICRAVKEVKDEKDRPLYTQLVRSKAERGKAPEGGPADLAAIETELEAGHYDTLAKFDSDVSSLLSSILREHGRLSTMGAAAAQIKKVYNSVKTDYADMLTKILGPDEPLPPGFLQKTKTEEVIMCICGLHVEEGLMVQCGGAGCGVWQHARCMRVTDTSVPHYCHHCQNTKVDREIPLDEYTEEGHQFYLSLMRGELQVRQGDTVYVLRDIPIDEKNPDVSQKNGDKADKPDSPKTKRVDRKKVKNIAKNKDKTEETAQNKEGEVRKHTYQTIGEISVSELDIFRVERLWKHKDTQERYVYGHHYLRPHETFHEPTRKFFHNEVMRVPLYEAVPIELVMSQCWVMDLNTYCKGRPVGALEPHVYICELRVDRGARLFTRSSRHKYPVCTRPYAFDHFPHRLKITRTYAPHEVSPEYLKGKAAKNAATTDKNKTASKDVKKKTATPAITDAGKSCVSTSGGGSSAVQSRSARAERVNLLARRLLARLGWRGAALDASYLLAPRRARRSVS; encoded by the exons TTCGCATCGGGTGCGGCGGAGAGCGTGGCTTGTGGAACTAGTTCGTCATCATCAAGCTCTTCgtcgtcatcgtcatcatcatcttcgtcATCATCGTCTTCGGACTCTGACACCGCGGATGCCGCAGGCGGCACCGCACATGCTTCACCAGATGACTCCAATGCTGCACTGGCCGCGGACTGTCAACTACAG CTCATCGACGATGCAGACCTTGCGGAACTATTTCCAGAACAAACATCGAGCGCGCCGGCGCAACAGCCCAATTTCTCGACCTTTACTGTCCACAACGCGGCGCCGGATAACGACGACAAGTCCATTGCTGATAATG GTGATGGATCCAGTAGTGAAATGGAACTTACGCCTCAGCTGGTGACAGCTGCTATACAAAGGGCGACCGCCGATTCATCAGGATCGGAAAATGAGTGTTCCAACTCGGACACGGGGCATCAGAACACCACGCACTACGCTTCCAGCTTGCTTCAGCAATTTGTTGCCCAAACTCAACTGCTGAGCAGTACGGCGCCTTTAACATCGATTAATACGGCAGCGTCATCTTCACTGTCCTGTGGATTAAATCCATCATCGCTAGACGGCGTCGGGACAATCAGCGATTGTGTACTTGGCCAAATAAATACTTTGCCAGAAATAACTCCCATCGCGCCAAACTTTTTATCATCGAGCCAACATTTGAGTCCGCAGCAGACAGAAGAGctttcacaaaattataaagaCCTCGAAGAGATTGCTTCTGTTGCGGATTCTGTGGATATATCAATGACAAATCCACCGAGTCTAGAAGATTGTGTCGATAATAATGACTTCATGACATTAGATATCACTCAAGGAGGCTCCGAACTAGGAAGTGCTAATGATTTGTTAAAAAGTTCGCCTATGACTATAGTTGGCACAGATTTAAATCACCTAAGTCAAATTGATTCTCAAAAGTTAGACACAATCAGCACAAACTCAATTGAATCTCAGGAAGATGTGAAAAATGTTATCGTAGAGTCTAGAAGAAAAAGAGGCAGGCCTCGGAAAGTTCGAAAAGCTGACGAATTTGACAACAAAGGTACTGAATCTCATAAAGAAGCAAAATCTGTAGTAAACGTAATAaattttcacaataataatGACCCTCCGAATGTTTCTCCAGATTCTGGAATACTCTCGAATCACAACTCCCCCACGCATTCCCCGCTGAGACGTCACGATGTTGACGAAAGCCACAGTAGACTAGGTAGGAAATCTATTCAAAAGGAAAACACAACGAGAAGAGCCATGAGATCAAAATCCAAAAGCAGGAGCCTCGCTCAGAACAGATCAGATTCTAGTGAATGTGATTACCAGAAAAAGagaattgaaaatgaaattaaacaaattaaaacggaAGCTCCATCTCCAGTTCCACTTAAACAGgaacaaaataaatttgaaaagaATAAGAAGGTTGACCATAAACTTGATATAGCTGCATTAGATAGAATGTTATATGCAACAGACAGGGTATTGTATCCTCCTAGAAAAAAGGTTGGGCGTAAACCGCAAAGTAAAACGAAGTCTGCTAAAAACACGCCTAAAACTTTAAAAGACAAAAATCAGTATGACTCTGGTGATAGTGACGACGATTCTGTAACTACCAACAGGTCTGTGTTATCAGGTGTTTATGCAAAACGTAAAGAATTAAATAGCAAGCTTGCAAACTTACccaaaaagaataataaatcgTTTGCTAACAACACCTGGCGAGATAATCAAAGTGAGAATGAAGCAGCTGCAGATGACCCATTAGACCCAACTTGGAAACAAATCGATCTGAATCCTAAATATAAAGACATCTTGTCGGGTTATAAAAGTGACCATGAAtttaaaccctataaaagctgtAGTCGTCTGATAGAGTCGGGCTATAAGAGCGATTACGGCTGTAGATCTGGATATAAAAGTGATTACTACCGTTCGGGCTATAAAAGTGACCACAAGTCGGGTTACAAGAGCGATAAATCGGGATATAAAACAGACAACAGTGTAAGGAGCATGCGGAGACGCATGAGGAAATTAAAGAAGACTAGGTCAGTAAGAGATAGGTCGTATTATAAAAACCAGAAACATTTTGTATCAGATCAAGAGATACTTGTCTtgacaaataaaacattcagcAGCCTAACTTTAGGTCACAGCTCAAGTGATTCGGAGTGTGAAAGCTACTTGCGAAAACCCAGTGCGAGTCCTAAGTATGTAAGTGTTTGCACAAAATATCCACTAGCATCAAAGTATGACTTCGGGTTTTCAAAGATGAGCCAAAAGCACGTGTTAAGACTGAACTCATCAGATCCTTTCGCTCCTGGCCCAGTGTTTAGTGGTTTACAGCGGCCAGTAACAACTTGTAATATATTCAAAGTGAGtaacaacaacaataacaatactATGCTGAAGTCTCCAAACAAAGCCACATACATCGGCAATTCTTTGCCAGCACTAAAACCTGCATTTACTCATAAATTTGGATCGTCACCGATTTGCATAGCTGCTAAAGTTTCTGGACCGAAGAAGGAAAAtgatagtagttttaaatacttttcGAGAACGTTATCCCCTAAGAACCGTAAACAACTAAAAAACGGAAATACTTCGTTTTCGAGCTCGTCCAAAAAAGATGCTCCGCCTAAGCCGCTTCCTAGTATTTTCGAAAaagctaaaaatagttatgttccGAACAAATCCTTATCGAGGAATGTTTTTCTAAATTTTAAGAAGCCACATATAAAGCCATCTTACCACATCAAGAAACATAGACGCACAGTGGTTTTAGCACCtcctaaaataaatctaaaacctACGGAGAGACTTTCGAGGGTAACTGTTAAGACAGAGAATAAACATCATCGACATAGAAGTAAAAGACGGCATCGATCTAGATCTGTTTCTAAATGCAGGGAAACATATACAAAAGCTGTAGACCTCGTTGATCAAAGGTTTAGTCAAGATATGGACAACTtgatatcaaattttattaaattgtgtcaaatagCACCAAAATTAATTACGAATGTCACACAAAATCCGCCTAAAACTACAGAGAAGACATCCACCGAAGCAGCTCCTACTAAAGTGGTTAAAAGAGGATCGAAGAAACGCAAAACTTCGGACAATCAGGAAATTGCTACACCTACGTCTAAACGGAGACACAAAAAACAGCTAGCAGAATCTCAGAATAAAGGTGGAAAAGATACTAATGAGCATAAATTGCCCCTCAAAAAGCGGCATTATCACATTAACTCCTCTACAGGTAACTCATTGAGTCTTAGCTTAGTAACATCAGAATTTGACGAGAATTCTAAGAATGGAAATAGTCCCGAAAAGTTCTTATGCACCGAGACTGATTGTACTGGTGATGTCCAAAGTAATACACCCGAAGATTCGCCCAAACTAAAAGTATCGACAGAAAAAGGCAAAAAGAACTGTGATAATGCAAAAGCATCCCAAGTCGCCAACAATCAGGACATCAAAAGTCTTAATAATGAAGTAGCATcgaaaaatacaaaagcaaATAACAACGCATCTGCAGATATTTccgttaaaataaatgaaaacaatagCACACCTACTAAGAACCATTCTCCGAATTCCCAAACTGATGATGAACTATCTATCAAGAAACCGACATCGGAGCAATCGGAACTTTCTAAGAAGATATATGAAACGTCCGAAAAGTTGAAGGCGGTTCATAAAATGGTGCATGATTTAGAGAAATCTTTACCTAAATCTAAAGACCAGGAAGTGAAACCAGaatcaaataaacaagaaacaaataaagtttcttCACCAAGATCCGAAAATAAATCTTCGCCTACACGACATTCCGCACCTATTGTAACACCGAAGAAGCGACATAGACTTGAAGCAGATAAGGTTATATCACATTCGAGTCTAGATCAAGTAGTACAGTCTTTGTCCAAGAAGCTATCTGAAGAAAAATCGGTCACATCTTCAGATGCGAAAGAAACCAAGGatgttaatcaaaataattccaAGGAAGATTCTAAAGAGGCTGAAAAGTCAGATACTGCAATGTCTAATAGTAATACAACATCGCCAAACAACGCGAATATGGACCCGTTGAAGAGTATGTCTGCTCGATCCTTATATAAAAGTTCAATCCCACCCGCTCAGAAGTCTGAAATAATGACGCGTAAAAAGAATAGATTGGAAGGTTTAACAAGTAATCtagtttctaaaataaatcCAAGTGCAGCTACTAAGGTTTTAGATAcactactaaataataatatacgtaAATCTATAGAATCTCGTATTTTAGAAAAGGAGAAAAATAGTTCAGAACCTTCTGGTAAGGCGACTGATGAAaagattaaaaacaaagaaatatctCAAATTAGCACAAGGGCAACAGTAATTAAGTCTCCAGTCTCGAAAGGCAAAGTTTTGGACACTAAAAAGTCCAAGGCATCAGAACCTCATGTTGAACAAACGCTTGTTGTGAATGTCGACAAACCAACTGGTATATTTGAACCATCAATTGATTTGGAAGACCAGATTCCCAAGTCTTCCATTTGTGTCAGTAATGTTTTGGCTGATGCAAATAAAGCCAAATCTAAAGCTAAAACGAATGACTCTAAAGCGGCTAATTCTCTATTAGCTCCTATTGACACTGAATCCGAGATACCGTTGGCATTAATATCAGAAACACCTGACCCGATTATAAGGCCAAAACGGGGAGAATCAATAGCTGCAGTCATATCAGATAAACTTCAAGAAACAACTGGTGGTCATAATTTacgacaaacaaaaagaaatttGAATACAGACACTGAAGAGCCAAACGAtaataagaaaaagaagaaggcTAATAATATTCTCAGAGAGAGTAAACTAGTTTTGCCTGCCAGGGTTTTAGTTCCAAAAGTACAAGCGGAACGTCTAGCCATCGCAGATTCAGCTAAGAAGATCAGCTTGACTACTAAAAAGTCCGAAGCTAATGATTCCAGTGACAATAAAACAGTGGAAACatcaaaaaagaaaactagaaGGCGCAAGGCGATTAATAGAACTGGCTTCCcaaatattaaaagaaagaagaagaagatcgAAAGTAGCAACATCACCTCGGATAGTCATTTCACCTCCGATACAGATAATAATTCTGCATTTGAGCGCGTGCCTAAAGATGGTGAAGCTATGAGTAGTTTCTTAGAACGTACTAGCAGTAAGAAACCAGAGCTTAAAGTAGTGCTAAATAAGGACGAATGTCCTAAACAAGGCAGATTGACTGTTGTAGCTCTTGAGAAATTACAAGGCAAAGATGTCCCAAGCGataacaataacaaagtttctaaaactgcTGATACTGTTGCTACTGAGAAAAAGACTAGTTCATCTATTTTAAGAGCACCAGCCCTTCAGCTTAAGAGTAAAACAGAGAAAGAggttaaaaatcatataaataaatgggAAGTTCTGAGTGAAACTGATAGTATTCCATCTCTGGCCAGTTCTCTTAGTAATGATCCCGAAGACAGCATACCATTGAgccttttgaatttaaaatctgATAGACCAGTTAGTCGTCTGGACAATTTGGAAAGGCTAAAACGCAAAACAAGGGCCGTGTCACCATCTCCTGAAATTGAAGAAATATTCTCTAAGAGAAAAGTTGTCGAGAGGAATTGCAAAATCGGCTTGAGACCAAAATCTAGTCTTGCAGTGTTATGTCCAAGTGAAAGAAGGCAGACCAGGAGTTCTGATAATACCGCTGAAGAACCGAAAATAACTAAAGCAAAGAAACCAGAAGTCAAGAAAACAGTAGTTGAAACTGAGAAGGTGACTAAGCCGGTTGCTATTGCAAATAGAAGAAAATCACGGTCTTgtcaaatgaacaaaaaaagaGAAGTCCAATCGAGTTCTCGAGAGAGTTCTTTAGACACCGTTGTAAGTCGCAAGTTTGATTCGAAGTCAAGAGAACCCTCGTTAGATACTCTCGAAAATGATCCTCTGCCGCTCAATGAGAAAGAGATCGATTTTGAGAAGAGTATCGATGTATTATCGAAAAATATCATTTGTAAGAAACGAGTGGCGTCATCTCGGGACGATAGCCCGGCAAGTAGTGTGGACAATAGGGACAAACCTGTAATATCGAAGAGGAATCCGCGCCTGCGCAAGAAATTCTTAGCTGCTGGTTTGTTCTCCGACTATTACAAGGAAGA TCCCAAACCCGAGGGTAAAGGCAAGAATCTAGTGACCCAAACTGAGTTCCCGCCTGGGTTGTTAGCTCCGCCGCCGTATTGTGAACGTTGGGTGCGTCGAAGACTGCAACACTTCTCACTGCCTTATGACATTTGGTGGCAACAGCATTATAACCAGCCTGTACCATCGTGGAATTATAAGAAGATACGCACAA atgTTTATTACGATGTGAAACCATCAGCGGAAGAATGTGAAAGCGTTGCGTGTAACTGTGCCCCCGCTTCGGGATGCAATGAGGACTGCATCAACAGATTGGTTTATTCCGAATGTTCGCCACAACTGTGTCCTTGCGg GTGTAAGAATCAACGTATTCAGCGGCATGAATGGGCTTCGGGCTTGGAGAAGTTTATGACGGAGAATAAAGGTTGGGGTGTGCGAACCAAACACAGGATCACTTCGGGAGATTTTATCCTCGAGTATGTTGGAGAGGTCGTTTCTGATAAGGAGTTTAAG GAGCGGATGGCGACTCGATATGCTAGGGACACACATCATTATTGTCTACACCTAGACGGCGGTCTGGTTATAGACGGACACCGGATGGGAGGCGACGGACGATTCGTCAACCACTCTTGCAGGCCCAACTGTGAGATGCAGAAGTGGACCTCCAATG GCACCTTCCGAATGGCTCTCTTTGCCTTACGAGACATCGATCCTGGCGAGGAACTTACCTATGATTACAACTTCTCGCTGTTCaatcctgctgtgggtcag CCCTGCAAGTGTGATTCTGAGGACTGCCGAGGTGTGATCGGAGGTAAATCTCAAAGGATCACCAAACAACCAGTGAAAACTCAATCGCGGACACCATCTAACGCGTCGAACCAGTCTCAGAGTTCAAACGGCCATCAGCCGCGGGTCGGTCGGCCGCGCAAAGCGGTCAAATGTAACAAGAAATCTGAACAGCAAGCTGTGAGCACTTGCGATATTAAGACTATGACCATTCTCAAGTATCAACAACATCTGAATAAGTTGTGGCAGGAACCTCAGATGAAACCGCTCACGGCCAAGGAAAAGAACATCGTGAAGGAACGGCACTGCTTCCTTTTGAGAAACTTGgataat GTACGGCGTATCCGCGACCGCATCAACCTCGCTATCCCGGGCTCTCCACCACCGGCAGCCCCAGCCCCTTCCACCGCCCCCGCACTACCCGCGCCGGCCCCAGCGGTCCCAGTAGCACCCACTACATCATGCACTGTAGACCCACTAGCCCCGGCCCGCAGTGTGGACGAGGCCGGAGCACTGGCTAGACTGCGAGCGTTGCGTGACGTCACACGTCCGCCGCGACCGAAGGACGATCCTACACTGCCGAAGGAACAACGGTTGAATGTTGTGCTGAAGGCTATTTGCCGCGCGGTCAAGGAAGTTAAGG ACGAAAAAGACAGGCCACTGTATACACAACTAGTGCGATCTAAAGCCGAGCGAGGCAAAGCCCCGGAAGGCGGCCCAGCTGACTTGGCAGCCATTGAGACAGAATTAGAAGCCGGACATTACGACACACTGGCGAAGTTCGATTCGGATGTGTCATCGCTGTTGAGTTCCATCTTGCGAGAACATGGGCGCCTGTCAACTATGGGTGCTGCTGCCGCACAaattaaaaag GTGTATAATTCCGTGAAGACGGATTATGCGGATATGCTCACTAAAATACTTGGACCTGACGAACCCTTGCCTCCTGGGTTCTTGCAGAAAACTAAGACTG AGGAAGTAATCATGTGCATCTGCGGTCTGCACGTGGAGGAAGGGCTGATGGTGCagtgcggcggcgcgggctgCGGCGTGTGGCAGCACGCCAGGTGTATGCGCGTCACCGACACCAGTGTGCCGCACTACTGCCATCACTGCCAGAATACCAAG GTGGATCGTGAAATACCTTTAGACGAATACACGGAGGAAGGTCATCAGTTCTACCTGTCGCTAATGCGTGGCGAGTTACAAGTGCGACAAGGCGACACCGTCTACGTGTTGCGCGACATTCCTATTGACGAGAAGAACCCTGATGTCAGCCAGAAAAATGGCGACAAAGCGGATAAACCCGACTCGCCTAAAACTAAACGCGTCGATAGGAAGAAGGTTAAGAATATTGCGAAAAATAAAGATAAGACTGAAGAAACTGCGCAGAATAAG GAGGGTGAAGTTCGCAAGCACACGTACCAGACTATCGGCGAGATATCCGTATCAGAGCTGGACATATTCCGCGTGGAGCGTCTGTGGAAGCACAAGGACACGCAGGAGCGATACGTGTACGGACACCACTACCTGAGGCCGCACGAGACCTTCCACGAGCCCACTAGGAA GTTCTTCCACAACGAGGTGATGAGAGTACCACTATATGAAGCAGTGCCTATCGAACTTGTGATGTCGCAGTGTTGGGTCATGGATCTCAATACTTATTGCAAG GGTCGTCCAGTAGGTGCCCTGGAGCCGCACGTGTACATCTGCGAGCTGCGCGTGGACCGCGGCGCCCGCCTGTTCACGCGCTCGTCGCGGCACAAGTACCCCGTCTGCACCAGACCATACGCCTTCGACCACTTCCCGCACCGACTCAAGATTACTAGGACTTATGcg CCTCACGAAGTGTCTCCCGAATATCTGAAAGGCAAAGCAGCTAAGAATGCTGCCACTACTGACAAGAACAAAACTGCATCTAAGGATGTCAAAAAGAAAACAGCTACACCAGCAATTACGGATGCAGGAAAG AGTTGCGTGAGCACCAGCGGCGGCGGCAGCTCAGCTGTGCAGAGCCGCTCGGCGCGTGCGGAGCGCGTGAACTTGCTGGCGCGGCGGCTGCTGGCGCGGCTGGgctggcgcggcgcggcgctggaCGCCAGCTACCTGctggcgccgcgccgcgcgcgccgctCCGTCTCCTGA